The Flavobacterium sp. 1 genome contains the following window.
GTTGGTGTTTTAGTAATTATGATATCAGTAGTCGCCTTTTATTATTTGATATTTCGGCTTTTGGGATATAAAAAAAGAAAGTAACACAAATACAGATGAAAACTTAGTACGAGATTTTCGTATGATACACAGACACACATGAAAAATTTTTTGTTATTCGCTATCCTGCTTTCTTCTGTTTCAGGACAACTAATTGCTCAGGCTTCAAAGCAGAATCAAATTTCAAAACAGAATAGGTCTTCCATCCGGGAACGGATCATAACAGGGCAGAAAATTAATAAGACCAGTATTCCTTTCGATTTTGACTGGAGGTTTGCGCTAAACGACCATCCCGGCGCTGAACGGCCTGAATTTAATGATTCCAAATGGCGCTTATTGGATGTTCCTCACGATTTCAGTATTGAACATCCTTTCGATTCTTCCAACACTACCGGATCCGGAGGTGGCTATACTTATAGTGGCATTGGCTGGTACAGGAAACACTTCAAAACAGGAAAGGATTTTTTTAATAAGAAGGTTGTGGTTTTGTTCGACGGTGTTTATCGCAACAGCGAAGTATGGATTAACGGGCATTACCTGGGCATTCGCCCCTATGGTTATTCTTCTTTTTATTACGACCTCACGCAATATCTGAATCCGGTGGGCAACGAAAATGTTATTGCTGTAAAGGTTAATACTACCGAGCAACCCAATTCGAGATGGTACACGGGTTCGGGAATTTACCGGCATGTATGGCTGGTTGCAAAAAACAAACTGCATATTGATCAATGGGGTGTTTTTGCCCGTACAGTTGAAGCAAGCAATGACAACGCCAGCGTTGATATTTCTGTAGAATTGAACAACGAAAAAAATGTTGGTGAGTCCTGTACGGTAATTACAAAATTGATTGATGCAGCAGGCAAGGAAGCAGGGAGAGCCGAATCGAAAGTGGATGCCAGACCTGGCCCGGCAATGAAAATCGAACAAAATATTAGGGTTAGCAAACCTAATCTATGGTCTATTGAAAAACCCAACTTATACAGGTTGCTGATAGAAGTGAGATCAGGCGGAAAGGTGGTTGATAAGTATGTTTCGCCTTTTGGCATAAGAACATCTAGTTTCGATCCCAACAAAGGTTTTTTCTTAAACGGAAAACATGTAAAACTGAAAGGGGTAAACAACCATCACGATAACGGACCATTGGGTGCCGCAGTTTTTGATGGTGCGGATAAACGCCGGTTGAAAATTTTAAAAACTATGGGTTGCAATGCAATCAGGATGAGCCATAACCCTCCATCACCGGAATTGCTCGACTATGCAGACAGCCTGGGTTTTGTAGTGATTGATGAAATATTTGACGAATGGATGGATGGAAAAAACCCGGCTGGATATGCTCCTCATTTTATGAAATGGTACGAAAGGGATGTTGAAAATTGGATAAGGCGTGACCGAAACCACCCTTCTGTTATCGCCTGGAGTATTGGCAACGAAGTAAGAGAACAGTATAACAAAGAAAGCGCATTGAAAATAACCAAAATGCTGACAGATGCTTCGGGTAAATACGACAATACCCGTCCCTTTACGGCAGCATGTAACGAAATCCTCAATGTCAATTCGTTTGGAATGGGTGATTTGCTGGACATAGTTGGTTATAACTATCAGGAGGCTTATTATAAAACCGATCATGAAAAATATCCTAATCGGGTAATCTTCGGGTCTGAAACAGTCATCTATCCATACCATCCAGGCACTTGCAATCAATTGCGCTCCTATGATCAATGGCTGGATGGCCAGTTGAAAGATTATGTAGCAGGTGAATTTCTTTGGACGGGATTTGATTATATCGGTGAAGCAGGTATTGGAGATGTGGGTATCGGTTGTGATTTCTGGAAAACCTGGCCAAGCTGGCCATGGCGTGGAGCCTCTTGCGGTGTGATTGATATGTGCGGTTTTCCCAAACCGGCGTATTGGTTTAGGAAGGCGCTTTGGAATAATGAACCCATGGTACATATTGCCGTGCAAACCGATACATCTGCAAGGAATAAGGAAGTGTGCTCTTTTTGGAACTGGCCAAAGGTAGAAACGCATTGGAACCATAATAAGATAGGCGATACACTGGCGGTGCATGTGTACACCAATGTACCTGAAGTAGAACTGAAATTGAATGGAAAGTCATTGGGAACCCGCAAATGGGATTTGAAAAATGAAGCTTTTCTTTTTTGGGAAGTGCCTTATGAACCTGGTAAACTGGAAGCCATAGGAAAAACAGCAGATGGGAAAACTGTCTCCTTTGCTGTTCAAACAGCAGGTGAACCGGCTAAAATAAAGCTATCCTCGGATAAGAAAGTGTTGAAGGCAAACCGGCAGGACTTAAGTTATGTTTCTGTGCAAATTGTTGATGCAAATGGCATACCTGTACCTTTTGCCAGCAACATGATCAGTTTTGAAGTGACCGGTGCAGGCAAACTGGTGGGAGTAGGCAACGGCAATCAGCAAAGTCATACATATTTAAAAGGAAACCAGATGGAAGCCTGGCAGGGAAAATGTCTTGCCATTATACAGTCAACAAACAAGAAGGGAGAAATAAAAGTTACCGCCAAAAGCGGATCGTTGCCTGTAGTAACAGCTACATTGAAAGCGGAATAAATTCAAACCCGATAAATAAACAGTAACGGAATTGTTGTTGTCTGAAAAATTAATCGAAGACAAAGACATTGATAAAAAAAAAGCATGTTTAGAAAAAAAGTATTATTAAGTACAGTCATTGTTATCGCTTTTCTGGGAGGCAGAGAATTCGCAGAAGCTCAGACTAACGCAGTTAAACCGATAGAGGTTAAAGAAAATCTGGAAGAAAAATTCGCAAATGTTTCGCCGAAACTTACCTCCAGTGATGCAAATCCTTTATTAGATTTTATGTTTACAGCCGATCCAACAGCGGTAGAATACAATGGAAGAATTTATGTGTATGCCACGAATGATCATCAACAGTATGAAAAGGTAGGAAAGGAAGGAAAAAATTCATACGAGCATATCCATACACTGGTTATGATGTCTACCGATGATATGGTCAACTGGACGTATCATGGCCTCATAAATACAGCAAAGCTGGCACCATGGAGCCAGAATTCCTGGGCACCTTCCATTACATCCAGACTGGAGGCAGACGGTAAGACGCACTTCTATTTGTATTATTCCAATAGCGGTGTTGGCTCAGCCGTGCTTACCTCCACTTCTCCCGTTGGTCCGTGGAGCGACCCATTAGGAAAGAACATAGTCGACCGTTCTGTTCCCGGAGTGGATTGCGATGCTCCATTCGATCCCGGAGTTGTGATTGACGGCCAGGGTACAGGCTGGCTGGCTTTTGGAGGGGGAACGCCTAAAACAGATTATATGCCAGGTATTTCCCATATCGTCAAGTTAGGAACAGATATGATCAGTTTGGCGAGCAATGTTGCCAAGATTCCCGCTCCTTATTTTTTTGAGGCCAGCGACCTTAACTTTATTAATGGAACCTGGGTTTACACTTATAATACGAATTGGAAAGACCGTACCGAATGGCCTTATAGCAATATTGATAAACCAACCAAATGCAACATGTCTTATATGACGAGTAAAACACCCCTAAATCCGGATAGTTGGAAGTATCGCGATAATTACTTT
Protein-coding sequences here:
- a CDS encoding glycoside hydrolase family 2 TIM barrel-domain containing protein codes for the protein MKNFLLFAILLSSVSGQLIAQASKQNQISKQNRSSIRERIITGQKINKTSIPFDFDWRFALNDHPGAERPEFNDSKWRLLDVPHDFSIEHPFDSSNTTGSGGGYTYSGIGWYRKHFKTGKDFFNKKVVVLFDGVYRNSEVWINGHYLGIRPYGYSSFYYDLTQYLNPVGNENVIAVKVNTTEQPNSRWYTGSGIYRHVWLVAKNKLHIDQWGVFARTVEASNDNASVDISVELNNEKNVGESCTVITKLIDAAGKEAGRAESKVDARPGPAMKIEQNIRVSKPNLWSIEKPNLYRLLIEVRSGGKVVDKYVSPFGIRTSSFDPNKGFFLNGKHVKLKGVNNHHDNGPLGAAVFDGADKRRLKILKTMGCNAIRMSHNPPSPELLDYADSLGFVVIDEIFDEWMDGKNPAGYAPHFMKWYERDVENWIRRDRNHPSVIAWSIGNEVREQYNKESALKITKMLTDASGKYDNTRPFTAACNEILNVNSFGMGDLLDIVGYNYQEAYYKTDHEKYPNRVIFGSETVIYPYHPGTCNQLRSYDQWLDGQLKDYVAGEFLWTGFDYIGEAGIGDVGIGCDFWKTWPSWPWRGASCGVIDMCGFPKPAYWFRKALWNNEPMVHIAVQTDTSARNKEVCSFWNWPKVETHWNHNKIGDTLAVHVYTNVPEVELKLNGKSLGTRKWDLKNEAFLFWEVPYEPGKLEAIGKTADGKTVSFAVQTAGEPAKIKLSSDKKVLKANRQDLSYVSVQIVDANGIPVPFASNMISFEVTGAGKLVGVGNGNQQSHTYLKGNQMEAWQGKCLAIIQSTNKKGEIKVTAKSGSLPVVTATLKAE
- a CDS encoding glycoside hydrolase family 43 protein, yielding MFRKKVLLSTVIVIAFLGGREFAEAQTNAVKPIEVKENLEEKFANVSPKLTSSDANPLLDFMFTADPTAVEYNGRIYVYATNDHQQYEKVGKEGKNSYEHIHTLVMMSTDDMVNWTYHGLINTAKLAPWSQNSWAPSITSRLEADGKTHFYLYYSNSGVGSAVLTSTSPVGPWSDPLGKNIVDRSVPGVDCDAPFDPGVVIDGQGTGWLAFGGGTPKTDYMPGISHIVKLGTDMISLASNVAKIPAPYFFEASDLNFINGTWVYTYNTNWKDRTEWPYSNIDKPTKCNMSYMTSKTPLNPDSWKYRDNYFKNTGDVNVGPLTNNHTHLFKFKEKYYIAYHAMYLQDYFGTKGGFRNVGIEEMQVDEENVNIPMGKATFKGPSQLNPLNPFVLQQAETTAGTSGQVQFEAVGNVGNMVAKGKADKQCLMIRGADFSKQIPAKFEARVKGKGKIDVYVNNLKDTPLVSLICDGKEWTTFSKEIGQKMDKGVGNIYFVFNGEGFLFDEWKFIY